One region of Streptococcus salivarius genomic DNA includes:
- a CDS encoding conjugal transfer protein, giving the protein MIKAKRYLLKAREYLSNFKKVEKKGGPPKLKVTTKKTVNLSIIGGISFLLFVGLMGSIRAITLSNKVGTLQAQVKATQKQKEQPVDANRKYDYKLQYYLNDYVYAYFTLPQEGDKQQAQVEHLNSFYNFVPDVKAQGQVRNPSTLLYSQLVTVEGKVATYKVKYKEIIQHDKDTEEKELVTGFNIPFDEKEGKYYISGLPWFSAIDSSQAGHFSEDDQLQLTANDHVSDRQHKKVEKFLKVFFINYTTNQDNLNLIAKNVAIVANTTFKTIDYTYLKKDGAGLIAYVQATFEVGGTTHSENFTFTLSEKDKSYYVTKLEHTIPLNYANDKD; this is encoded by the coding sequence ATGATAAAAGCTAAACGATACTTACTAAAAGCAAGAGAATACCTCTCAAATTTTAAAAAGGTAGAGAAGAAAGGAGGTCCACCAAAGCTAAAAGTCACCACTAAAAAGACCGTCAATCTATCTATTATCGGAGGAATTTCATTCCTCCTTTTTGTTGGTCTTATGGGATCCATCCGTGCCATCACACTCTCAAATAAAGTGGGAACACTACAAGCTCAAGTGAAAGCGACTCAAAAACAAAAAGAACAGCCTGTTGACGCTAATCGCAAGTATGACTACAAGCTCCAGTATTACCTCAATGACTATGTCTACGCCTACTTCACCCTCCCACAAGAAGGGGATAAACAACAAGCACAAGTCGAACACCTCAACAGTTTCTATAACTTCGTTCCAGACGTCAAAGCACAAGGTCAAGTGCGTAACCCAAGTACCTTGCTCTACTCACAATTAGTCACGGTAGAAGGTAAGGTAGCCACCTACAAGGTCAAATATAAGGAAATAATCCAACATGACAAAGACACTGAGGAAAAAGAACTGGTAACGGGATTTAATATTCCCTTTGATGAAAAAGAAGGGAAATATTACATTTCTGGACTCCCTTGGTTCTCAGCGATTGACTCTTCACAAGCTGGACACTTTAGCGAAGACGATCAACTCCAACTCACAGCCAACGACCACGTCTCAGACAGGCAACACAAGAAGGTTGAAAAGTTCCTCAAGGTTTTCTTTATCAACTATACCACTAACCAAGATAACCTAAACCTTATTGCTAAGAACGTTGCTATTGTAGCTAATACCACCTTTAAAACGATTGACTACACCTATCTTAAGAAAGATGGGGCTGGTCTCATTGCTTATGTACAAGCAACCTTTGAGGTGGGAGGAACGACACACTCTGAAAACTTCACCTTCACGCTCTCAGAAAAAGACAAGAGCTACTATGTCACAAAACTAGAACACACCATTCCTCTCAACTACGCAAACGATAAAGATTAG
- a CDS encoding ATP-binding protein, producing MSITLTYPIKETYENLALKKDRTVVAYYRIPNTPITITDEEKKDKHKITVAQMIKKLQKNKSFEISLIPKDYLLEEKMRDFSEALADDSRDLGEELLLYTVDRLTDEMEIPYQFDWVVGVTLRKQNHGATVKDLAYESFNEFSEKIAKGLGYEYALSPTWYDDYRSDEFTIFQAFSVLRAKRLTNEELFYYQRMQYLRYIPHYKKEVLANRSQFNITDTLIKVLKGGFLKLESPYGSSFVTILPVGKFPVQFNGFHLSEFVQRLNFPVELRIKAEFIDTNKIKGRMGRSNTRYRNIMEEAENTDTVQQDEIIMGSISLKDLMKKVGNKEEIIEYGAYLIVSASSVNQLRQRRQVVLNYFDDMGVEISEASQDGPYLFQALLYGENLQKRTRTWTHMVTARGFSELMPFTNTSSGNRIGWYIGRVDNWTGRWDSIAKAIDSSKNIVLYNATVGNKEDIAGKITKNPHIIITGATGQGKSFLAQIIFLSVALQNVKTLYIDPKRELRNHYQEVINSPEFARRYPERKKQIDNFNFVTLDSSLPSNHGVLDPIVVLDKEQAVEVAKNMLEFLLQAVDDVTMDQKTAITEAINAIVERRVAGENVGFKHVLEALRQASSSEIASVGRYLTSIVTNSILELAFSDGSTPGLNYESRVTILEVNNLKLPKDDSTKISDHERNSIALMFALGAFCTHFGERNENEDTIEFFDEAWILMKSAEGKAVIKNMRRIGRSKNNTLALITQSVHDAENEDDTTGFGTIFAFYEKSEREDILRHVNLEVTESNLEWIDNMISGQCLYYDVYGNLNMISVHNLFEDIDMLLKPMKATVSSSLENKYAS from the coding sequence ATGAGTATTACCTTAACCTATCCCATTAAGGAAACCTATGAAAATCTAGCCCTCAAAAAAGATCGAACGGTGGTAGCCTATTACCGTATTCCCAATACTCCCATTACCATTACAGATGAAGAGAAAAAGGACAAACACAAGATTACAGTTGCTCAAATGATAAAAAAGCTCCAGAAAAATAAGTCCTTTGAGATTTCACTCATTCCTAAAGATTATCTCTTAGAAGAGAAAATGAGGGACTTTTCAGAAGCATTGGCAGATGATAGCCGTGATCTGGGAGAAGAACTCCTTCTTTACACGGTTGACCGTCTCACGGATGAAATGGAAATTCCTTATCAGTTTGACTGGGTCGTGGGAGTGACCTTACGCAAACAAAATCACGGGGCAACGGTGAAAGACTTGGCCTATGAGAGTTTTAATGAGTTCTCGGAGAAAATCGCAAAAGGTCTTGGCTACGAATACGCATTGAGTCCCACATGGTATGACGATTACAGAAGTGACGAATTCACTATTTTCCAAGCCTTCTCTGTACTACGTGCCAAACGTCTGACCAATGAAGAACTCTTTTACTACCAGCGGATGCAATACCTCCGCTATATTCCCCACTACAAAAAGGAGGTCCTTGCTAATCGCTCCCAATTTAATATCACAGACACCCTGATTAAAGTCCTAAAAGGAGGCTTCCTCAAGCTCGAAAGTCCTTATGGTTCCTCTTTTGTGACTATTCTTCCTGTTGGAAAGTTTCCCGTGCAATTCAACGGCTTTCACCTAAGCGAATTTGTCCAACGCTTGAACTTTCCCGTAGAACTACGCATCAAGGCAGAATTCATTGATACCAACAAAATTAAGGGGAGAATGGGACGTTCCAATACCCGTTATCGAAACATCATGGAGGAAGCTGAAAATACGGACACCGTCCAACAAGATGAAATCATCATGGGATCTATCTCCCTAAAAGACTTGATGAAGAAAGTTGGAAACAAGGAAGAGATCATTGAATATGGAGCCTATCTAATCGTCTCTGCTTCTAGCGTCAATCAGCTTCGTCAAAGACGACAAGTAGTTCTCAACTATTTTGATGATATGGGTGTTGAAATCAGTGAAGCTTCACAAGATGGTCCTTACCTCTTTCAAGCCCTACTCTACGGGGAAAACCTCCAAAAGAGAACACGTACTTGGACACATATGGTCACAGCCCGTGGGTTTTCAGAACTCATGCCCTTTACCAATACGTCCTCAGGAAACCGTATCGGTTGGTATATAGGACGAGTAGATAACTGGACGGGACGTTGGGACTCTATCGCTAAAGCCATTGATTCCTCTAAAAATATCGTCCTCTACAATGCCACAGTCGGAAACAAAGAAGATATCGCTGGAAAGATTACCAAGAACCCACATATCATTATTACGGGTGCGACAGGACAAGGAAAATCTTTCCTCGCTCAGATTATCTTTTTGAGTGTGGCTTTACAAAATGTCAAAACCCTCTATATTGACCCCAAACGAGAACTTAGAAATCACTATCAAGAGGTAATCAATTCCCCTGAATTTGCACGACGCTACCCTGAACGCAAAAAACAGATTGACAACTTTAACTTTGTGACACTAGACAGCTCACTGCCATCAAACCACGGAGTTCTAGACCCCATTGTTGTCCTTGATAAGGAACAAGCTGTAGAAGTCGCAAAGAACATGCTTGAGTTTCTACTACAAGCCGTAGATGATGTCACAATGGACCAGAAAACAGCCATCACAGAAGCCATCAATGCTATCGTAGAACGTCGAGTAGCTGGTGAAAACGTCGGCTTTAAACATGTCCTAGAAGCCTTAAGACAGGCTTCCTCATCTGAAATTGCCTCAGTGGGTCGCTACCTGACGTCCATTGTGACAAACTCCATCTTGGAACTCGCTTTCTCAGATGGTAGCACACCAGGTCTTAACTATGAGTCCCGAGTCACTATCCTAGAAGTCAATAACCTCAAGCTCCCAAAGGATGATTCCACAAAGATTTCAGACCACGAACGGAACTCTATTGCCCTCATGTTTGCGCTTGGGGCCTTTTGTACCCACTTTGGAGAACGCAATGAAAATGAAGATACCATTGAGTTCTTTGACGAAGCTTGGATTCTCATGAAGTCCGCAGAGGGAAAAGCCGTTATCAAAAATATGAGACGTATTGGACGCTCCAAAAACAATACCTTAGCACTGATTACACAATCTGTCCACGATGCAGAAAATGAAGATGACACGACTGGATTTGGGACTATCTTTGCCTTCTATGAAAAATCTGAACGTGAAGATATTCTCAGACACGTCAATCTCGAAGTCACTGAAAGTAACCTTGAATGGATTGATAATATGATTTCTGGTCAGTGCCTTTACTACGATGTCTACGGTAATCTTAATATGATTTCCGTCCATAATCTCTTTGAGGATATTGACATGCTTCTAAAACCAATGAAAGCAACAGTCTCTTCAAGTCTCGAAAATAAATACGCTAGTTAG
- a CDS encoding conjugal transfer protein: MAEERLYDYSKGLNAPYWIQEIKTKKGTRLWYFATPMQLSFFIVFTFVFVAMLLFGGVILVPLAKLTHSISLLLYWYLPYKLAKFYTEYEPHGKKMHVFIGDYLIYFWDFKLNKKAIYHEDRIELLEEIVFEKTKL; encoded by the coding sequence ATGGCTGAAGAAAGACTCTATGACTACAGTAAGGGCTTGAATGCCCCCTATTGGATCCAGGAAATCAAGACAAAAAAGGGGACTCGCCTCTGGTACTTTGCGACACCAATGCAATTGTCCTTTTTCATTGTCTTTACCTTCGTTTTTGTAGCTATGTTGCTATTTGGAGGAGTCATCCTGGTTCCCCTCGCAAAACTCACACACTCTATTTCACTACTGCTCTACTGGTACCTCCCCTATAAACTTGCTAAATTCTACACCGAATACGAGCCACACGGTAAGAAGATGCACGTTTTTATTGGGGACTACCTGATTTACTTCTGGGATTTCAAGCTCAATAAAAAAGCAATCTACCATGAAGACCGAATAGAGCTATTAGAAGAAATTGTCTTTGAAAAAACAAAACTATAG
- a CDS encoding CHAP domain-containing protein: protein MKKLKWYLLSSLLPLFFPVFIIIIIMGAVGGGSTGGSSQSLNGATYTDHWSNGDPYTHNLLVHRYGIKAEQLDGFLDTLGISYDKKRINGKKLLDWEAKSNLDVRAIVAIALNESSLGTAGVATNPGSNMFGFGAFDSNPENANNFNDEVAVVGLTNQTIIGNKNETFKVQDDKAQKFASGSLNTSTDGGVYFTDTSGSGKRRAETMQKLDTYIDEHGGTPKAPEQTTGKTRDGGGVTTGDVPQGYSLTKEINTSSYIGLSYPWGQCTWFVYNRGKEVGVSFGEYMGNGGQWMNAPGYQTTHTPTEHSALSFSPGQAGADPTYGHIAFVEQVKSDGSILISESNVKGLGVVSYRTFDAETAKQFTYVLGH from the coding sequence ATGAAAAAACTAAAATGGTATCTATTATCTAGCCTTCTTCCTCTCTTTTTTCCTGTTTTTATCATTATCATCATTATGGGAGCCGTCGGAGGAGGTAGCACTGGTGGCTCTTCTCAATCACTAAATGGCGCAACCTACACAGACCACTGGTCAAATGGAGACCCCTATACCCATAATTTACTCGTCCATCGCTATGGTATTAAAGCAGAGCAATTAGACGGCTTTTTAGATACTTTAGGCATCTCCTATGACAAGAAACGCATCAATGGGAAAAAGCTCCTAGATTGGGAGGCTAAGTCTAATCTAGATGTTCGTGCCATTGTAGCGATTGCCTTAAATGAAAGCTCACTTGGAACAGCTGGAGTTGCGACAAATCCTGGTTCCAACATGTTTGGTTTTGGAGCATTTGACTCTAATCCAGAAAACGCCAATAATTTTAACGATGAAGTGGCCGTTGTTGGACTCACCAATCAGACCATCATTGGCAATAAAAATGAAACCTTCAAAGTCCAAGATGACAAAGCGCAAAAATTTGCGAGTGGTTCCCTCAACACGTCAACAGATGGTGGGGTCTACTTCACCGATACCTCTGGCTCAGGAAAAAGGCGTGCTGAAACCATGCAAAAACTCGATACTTATATCGATGAGCATGGAGGTACACCAAAAGCCCCTGAACAAACGACAGGAAAAACGAGAGACGGAGGCGGTGTCACAACTGGGGATGTCCCACAAGGCTATAGCCTCACCAAAGAAATCAATACCTCAAGCTATATAGGACTGTCTTATCCTTGGGGACAATGTACCTGGTTTGTCTATAACCGAGGAAAAGAGGTCGGTGTTAGCTTTGGAGAGTATATGGGAAATGGTGGTCAATGGATGAATGCCCCAGGTTATCAAACAACTCATACCCCTACTGAACACTCCGCACTATCTTTTAGCCCAGGACAAGCTGGAGCAGATCCAACCTATGGTCACATTGCCTTTGTGGAACAAGTCAAATCAGATGGCTCCATTCTTATCTCTGAATCAAACGTCAAAGGACTAGGAGTCGTTAGCTACCGCACTTTTGATGCAGAAACTGCCAAACAATTTACATATGTTTTAGGACATTAG